A window of the Branchiibius hedensis genome harbors these coding sequences:
- the hpf gene encoding ribosome hibernation-promoting factor, HPF/YfiA family has translation MEITITGRHVTVPERFRRHIADKLAKVPQLDPRVTRCDVVVTHEANPRQAKEAERIEITCYAKRSVIRAEAAAGDEYAALDLATTKLGERLRRRHDKRVVHRGRKSGESLRDAAAVLDEIAAAPEPVADELPEHIRKVGGDEGCPIELREKVHASEPMTVDAALREMELVGHDFYLYHDADTDKPSVLYRRRGWSYGVIHLDIEGVAEAQDQDADSLVAG, from the coding sequence ATGGAGATCACCATCACCGGACGTCACGTCACGGTGCCCGAACGTTTCCGTCGCCACATCGCCGACAAGCTTGCGAAGGTTCCTCAACTCGACCCGCGCGTCACCCGCTGCGACGTCGTCGTCACTCATGAGGCCAATCCGCGACAGGCCAAGGAAGCCGAGCGCATCGAGATCACGTGCTACGCCAAGCGATCGGTCATCCGTGCCGAAGCGGCAGCCGGCGACGAATACGCCGCCCTGGATCTCGCGACGACCAAGCTCGGCGAGCGGTTGCGTCGGCGCCACGACAAGCGGGTCGTCCACCGCGGTCGCAAGAGCGGCGAGTCGCTGCGCGATGCGGCCGCTGTGTTGGACGAGATCGCTGCTGCGCCAGAACCCGTCGCAGACGAACTGCCCGAGCACATCCGCAAGGTCGGTGGCGACGAGGGTTGCCCGATCGAACTGCGCGAGAAGGTGCACGCTTCAGAGCCGATGACGGTGGATGCGGCACTTCGCGAGATGGAACTCGTCGGGCACGATTTCTACCTCTACCACGACGCCGACACGGACAAGCCGTCCGTGCTCTACCGGCGACGCGGTTGGTCCTACGGTGTCATCCACCTCGACATCGAGGGGGTCGCCGAGGCGCAGGACCAGGACGCCGACTCGCTGGTCGCCGGCTGA
- a CDS encoding ComF family protein: MGWLLGVRTLVTEVADLAMPRRCAGCGEPGVLLCGLCALQVRDAAAIAPFRSVPDPCPAGFPPAWSGTPYLGVVRNLLPAYKDHGRTDLRVLLGAWLERALVAGVRADSLVAERLSGGRPVYVVPAPSSPAARRARGRDPLRDLVLTAVAGYPGLPVIDALGYARRVRDQAGLSSTERARNLGGALRVRRGVTNLLSGQVCVLADDVVTTGATLAESARALRAAGVARVIAVTVAATPRTGSDSRAPAQRGPLSGMNPSEA; encoded by the coding sequence GTGGGCTGGCTACTCGGTGTCCGGACCCTGGTCACCGAGGTGGCCGATCTGGCGATGCCCCGGCGGTGCGCAGGCTGCGGCGAGCCCGGCGTACTGCTGTGTGGGTTGTGTGCCCTGCAGGTGCGCGACGCAGCGGCGATCGCACCCTTCCGGTCCGTGCCCGATCCGTGTCCGGCGGGGTTCCCGCCCGCCTGGTCCGGGACGCCGTACCTCGGTGTTGTGCGCAACCTGTTGCCCGCGTACAAGGACCACGGCCGGACCGACCTGCGGGTGCTGCTGGGTGCATGGCTCGAGCGGGCTCTGGTGGCCGGCGTACGGGCGGATTCTCTTGTGGCTGAACGACTTTCAGGAGGACGACCGGTGTACGTCGTGCCCGCCCCGTCCAGTCCCGCCGCCCGGCGTGCGCGGGGCCGGGACCCGTTGCGTGACCTGGTGCTGACTGCGGTCGCGGGATACCCGGGCCTACCGGTGATCGACGCGCTCGGTTACGCGCGGCGGGTACGGGATCAGGCCGGTTTGTCCAGCACCGAGCGCGCCCGCAACCTGGGTGGTGCTCTGCGCGTCCGTCGTGGCGTCACGAACCTCCTGTCCGGCCAGGTGTGCGTGCTGGCCGATGACGTCGTGACCACGGGTGCCACGCTCGCGGAGTCGGCGCGGGCGCTGCGCGCGGCAGGGGTTGCGCGGGTGATCGCGGTGACCGTCGCGGCGACCCCACGCACCGGCAGCGACTCGCGCGCTCCGGCGCAGCGTGGTCCGCTGTCTGGGATGAACCCGTCCGAGGCCTGA
- a CDS encoding LpqB family beta-propeller domain-containing protein, producing the protein MTRRTRVLLAFLTMLVVGALSACSGLPASSPVQARASIAPEPGPVVNVKPPGPAPGASARDIVRGFLRANAYATDDYSVAREFLTGGASAVWDPKTELSINTGERDFVDSMTDPQTVSVTARQTALLDSDGRLRDTADPQTRTGSFTMRKIDGQWRISSLPKGFGAWVSEDDFDVSYTAQRVYYAVPATKTLVADVRWFPLGGLTTALARAVLRPPPAYLAPIVTAQMPQGTLLRVDAVPVDTSTGVATVDLTSAALGATPAQRTALWAQMLATLSLTRGVRSVVITVDGAARLETPDLPQDPTTPQDMGYTVVQVNRPNLIGRSGDQLRWFDPATSGTPASGADMVTLPTVPKTWTQVAASADGRQIAAVSADGTTMSRWVGARQFTRPVFGTELTRPSFASHGRTEIWVAGTPLTPSAGRAGSTVWFVSASDPPQSAAPQPVDVPWLGSATITAIAVAADGNRIAMVVRSASGATHVELSAIVRDPSGNPSALSTPLVVGDGLSDVRDVTWLDDSTVGVLARNDAGDGSVHAIQVPIGGLLADLGQDPKQPLAAIRGVGDGPSDVYLVTTGGRVLIHEGATWSPVNGLTGLVVPGT; encoded by the coding sequence ATGACCCGGCGTACCCGCGTCCTGCTCGCGTTCCTGACCATGCTGGTGGTCGGGGCTCTCAGCGCGTGCAGCGGCCTTCCGGCCAGCAGCCCGGTACAGGCTCGAGCGTCGATCGCGCCAGAGCCCGGTCCCGTGGTCAACGTCAAGCCGCCGGGTCCGGCGCCCGGCGCCTCCGCCCGTGACATCGTGCGCGGGTTCCTACGGGCCAACGCCTACGCGACGGATGACTACTCCGTGGCTCGGGAGTTCCTCACCGGCGGTGCCTCGGCCGTCTGGGACCCCAAGACGGAACTGTCCATCAACACCGGCGAGCGCGACTTCGTCGACTCCATGACCGACCCGCAGACCGTCTCGGTGACGGCCCGCCAGACGGCGCTGCTGGACAGTGACGGGCGGCTGCGTGACACCGCGGATCCCCAGACGCGGACCGGCTCCTTCACGATGCGCAAGATCGACGGGCAGTGGCGGATCAGTTCACTGCCCAAGGGATTCGGCGCGTGGGTCAGCGAGGACGACTTCGACGTCAGCTACACCGCGCAGCGGGTGTACTACGCGGTCCCGGCCACGAAGACGCTGGTCGCCGATGTGCGCTGGTTTCCCTTGGGCGGCCTGACCACCGCCCTCGCCCGCGCCGTTCTGCGCCCGCCGCCGGCGTATCTGGCCCCGATCGTGACCGCGCAGATGCCGCAGGGAACGCTGCTGCGGGTGGACGCGGTCCCGGTGGACACCTCGACCGGTGTTGCCACGGTCGACCTGACGTCCGCTGCGCTGGGCGCCACTCCGGCCCAGCGCACCGCGCTGTGGGCGCAGATGCTCGCGACGCTGTCGCTGACTCGGGGCGTGCGCTCGGTCGTCATCACGGTGGACGGGGCCGCGCGACTGGAGACCCCGGACCTGCCGCAGGATCCGACCACCCCGCAGGACATGGGGTACACCGTGGTTCAGGTGAACCGGCCCAACCTGATCGGCCGGTCCGGTGACCAGTTGCGCTGGTTCGACCCCGCGACATCCGGGACCCCCGCATCGGGAGCCGACATGGTCACCTTGCCGACCGTGCCGAAGACCTGGACCCAGGTGGCCGCGTCGGCCGACGGGCGGCAGATCGCCGCCGTCTCCGCCGACGGCACCACGATGTCGCGGTGGGTGGGCGCGCGGCAATTCACCCGGCCGGTCTTCGGCACCGAACTGACCAGACCCAGCTTCGCCAGTCACGGGCGGACCGAGATCTGGGTGGCCGGTACGCCGCTGACCCCCTCTGCGGGCCGGGCCGGGTCGACGGTGTGGTTCGTGTCTGCCTCCGACCCACCACAGTCGGCGGCGCCGCAGCCGGTCGACGTGCCCTGGCTCGGCTCTGCGACCATCACCGCGATCGCGGTCGCCGCAGACGGCAACCGGATCGCGATGGTCGTGCGCTCAGCATCCGGCGCCACCCATGTCGAGTTGTCCGCGATTGTGCGGGACCCCTCGGGGAACCCGAGCGCGTTGTCGACGCCGTTGGTCGTCGGTGACGGTTTGAGCGACGTCCGCGACGTCACCTGGTTGGACGACAGCACCGTCGGGGTGCTGGCCCGCAATGACGCCGGTGACGGCTCCGTGCACGCCATCCAGGTGCCGATCGGGGGCCTGCTGGCCGATCTTGGCCAGGATCCGAAACAGCCGCTGGCTGCCATCCGCGGAGTCGGCGACGGGCCGAGTGACGTCTACCTGGTCACGACCGGAGGGCGGGTGCTGATCCATGAAGGGGCGACCTGGTCCCCGGTGAACGGGTTGACCGGGCTCGTGGTTCCCGGCACCTGA